The sequence GGACCGCCTCGTCGGCCCCTTTCGCCAGCGCTTCGCGCAACATCTGCTCGGTCCGCTTCGGGCCGACCGTGAGGGCGACCACGCGTCCCCCTTGCGTCTCCTTGAGCCGCACCGCTTCCTCGAGGGCGTACTCGTCCGCGCCGTTGATCTTGTAGTTCAGCGCATCGCGGCGGATGTCTTTCCCGTCCGAGGCAATCGCGAACTGTAGGTCCGGGTTCGGAATCTGCTTGAGGCACACGACGACGTTCAGGGGCATGGCACCGTTGGGAAAGTCCGAGGCTTTTTAACGTTGCCGATGCGACGAGCCGGCCGCCGGGCCGCGTGCAAGGCATCTGGCGCCACGTCCGCCGAAACTCCACCGGCGAAGGGCTCATCGCGGGGTCCCGCCTTCGCCGGTTCCGGGATGAACGAAACGATTCGCGCGCGGGAACGGCTCCGGCCGTTCGTCGAGCAGGCCCGGCGATTCCGCGGCTGGCAGCTCGACGCCTTCGGCCCGAACCCGCTCGATCCGCGAGAGCCTTGGGACTATCGGAGCAGGGCGTCGGAGCTGCTCGAGACGGCCGAGTCCGTCGTCGACGTGGGGACCGGGGGTGGCGAGGTGTTCGACGAAGTCTGTGCGTCGTTCCGCAGGCGGGCCGTCGCGACGGAGCCTTGGCCGGTGAACGCCCCGATCGCCGCCGCGCGGCTGAGACCCCGCGGAATCGGCGTGGTCCATTGCGACAGCCTCGTGCTGCCCTTCCGAGACGATGCCTTCGGCCTCGTGCTGAACCGACACGAAGAGCTGGATCCCGCCGAAGTGGCTCGCGTCCTCTCCCCCGGAGGAACCATCCTCACCCAACAGATTGGGAAGACCTGGTGGCAGGAACTCCGGGAATTCTTCCCGCGGATGCGCCACTTCGGGGACCTGTTCCACCGCTACCAAGACGGCTTGCGGATGTCGGGGGCCTGAACATCGTCCAAGCAACGACCCACGACGGGAGGGCAGCCTACCGCGGGCTCGGGGACGTCGTGTTCATCCTGGGTGTGGCCCCGTGGACGATCCGGGACTTCGATCCGCTCGGGCGCGATCTCCGCGCGCTCCAGAGGGCGGAAGCGTCTCTGTCGGCGCCCGGGGGAATCGTCCTCACGGAAAGTCTCTTCCTCATCGAGGCGACGAAGGAAGCCCGACGAGCCCCGTCGCCCGGGCTCCCTTCCCGCGATGCCAAGGCTCGGCGGGGCCGCGGACGACCTATGGGAAGATGCCGCGCCACTTGTACGCTTCGACGACGCGGCTGATCGCGACCATGTACGCCGCCTGGCGCATGTCGATCCTCTTCGACTCCCGCATGGCCCACACGCGGTCGAACGCGCTCACGATGATGCCCTCGAGCTTCTGGTCCACGTCGGACTTCGTCCAGAAGAACTCGGCCAGGTTCTGCACCCACTCGAAGTACGACACGGTGACGCCGCCGCCGTTCGCGAGGATGTCCGGGATCAGGAGGATCCCTCGCGTGTGGAAGATGTCGTCCGCCTCCGGCGTGGTCGGCCCGTTCGCGCCCTCCGCGATGATCTTCGCCTTCACGCGGGGCGCGTTCTCCGACGTCAGGACGCCCTCGAGGGCGCACGGCGCCAGGATGGCGACGTCGAGCTCGAGGAGCGCCTCGTTCGTGATTTCCTTCGTGCCGGGGAATCCGACGACGCTCCCGGTCTTCTCCTTGAACGCGAGGACCTCCTTCGGGTCGAACCCCGCCTCGCTGTGGATGCCGCCTTTCGAGTCGGAGACCGCCACGATCTTGGCGCCTTGCTCGTCGTGCATCAGGCGTGCGAAGTGGTAGCCGACGTTCCCGAAACCTTGGACCGCGACGGTCGCGCCCCTCAAGGTCAGCTTGACCTTCGAGGCGGCCTCGCGCGTCACGTACATGAGCCCGCGGGACGTCGCCTCGTCGCGGCCGAGGGAGCCGCCGATCACGAGCGGTTTGCCCGTGACGACGCCGGGCATCGCGAATCCCTTGTTCATCGAGATCGTGTCCATGATCCACGCC comes from Thermoplasmata archaeon and encodes:
- a CDS encoding class I SAM-dependent methyltransferase, which produces MNETIRARERLRPFVEQARRFRGWQLDAFGPNPLDPREPWDYRSRASELLETAESVVDVGTGGGEVFDEVCASFRRRAVATEPWPVNAPIAAARLRPRGIGVVHCDSLVLPFRDDAFGLVLNRHEELDPAEVARVLSPGGTILTQQIGKTWWQELREFFPRMRHFGDLFHRYQDGLRMSGA
- a CDS encoding Glu/Leu/Phe/Val dehydrogenase; this translates as MSVGYREAVRMVKTKDTYNPFEIAKEQIDRAGKRLNLDGGMLDVLKSPRRELTVHFPVKMDDGHIRVFTGYRVQYNDAIGPFKGGIRYHWNVSLDEVRALSCWMTWKCAVMGIPYGGAKGGVICNPKEMSKDELERMTRRYASEISIIIGPEKDIPAPDVYTDSQTMAWIMDTISMNKGFAMPGVVTGKPLVIGGSLGRDEATSRGLMYVTREAASKVKLTLRGATVAVQGFGNVGYHFARLMHDEQGAKIVAVSDSKGGIHSEAGFDPKEVLAFKEKTGSVVGFPGTKEITNEALLELDVAILAPCALEGVLTSENAPRVKAKIIAEGANGPTTPEADDIFHTRGILLIPDILANGGGVTVSYFEWVQNLAEFFWTKSDVDQKLEGIIVSAFDRVWAMRESKRIDMRQAAYMVAISRVVEAYKWRGIFP